A portion of the Pseudarthrobacter defluvii genome contains these proteins:
- a CDS encoding MFS transporter: MGKLLADVTPLKESPAFRRLWLGSAVSAVGSQLTLVAVSLEVYRLTSDSFYVGLLGIFALVPLVISGLMGGSIADAHDRRRIALFASAVLWLTTGLIALQAWLHLGNVWLLYLLVALQSGAQAINQPARSAIIPMLIRKELLPAANALSMLSMGLAMTAGPLLAGVLVAWLGFGWTYTIDFVSFAFVLWAVYRLPPMPPAGTRSKVGIRSVIEGFRFLGTRPNLRMTFIIDLVAMVLAQPRALLPAVAALMIGGGEATVGILLACTAVGAFLAGLFSGPLGSVRRQGTAVVVSVMGWGASIGAFGLVVLLAGPAPDGAVTVWLLPAAVCCALAGIADSISSVFRNTILQAAAPDHLRGRLQGVFIVVVAGGPRIGDLLAGGATKILSEGWVLLFGGVLCIAGAWLAAKLQPGFGKYDARNPVP, translated from the coding sequence GTGGGGAAATTACTTGCCGATGTCACGCCGCTCAAGGAAAGCCCCGCATTCCGCCGGCTCTGGCTCGGATCCGCCGTGTCCGCCGTCGGCAGCCAGCTGACTTTGGTGGCGGTGAGCCTGGAGGTGTACCGGCTAACCTCGGACAGCTTCTACGTGGGCCTGCTGGGCATCTTCGCATTGGTTCCGCTGGTGATAAGCGGCCTGATGGGCGGGTCCATCGCCGACGCCCATGACCGCCGCCGCATCGCCCTGTTCGCTTCCGCGGTGCTGTGGCTGACCACCGGCCTGATCGCGCTGCAGGCCTGGCTGCACCTGGGCAACGTCTGGCTGCTGTACCTGCTTGTGGCACTGCAGAGCGGGGCGCAGGCCATCAACCAGCCGGCCCGCAGCGCCATCATCCCCATGCTGATCCGGAAGGAACTCCTGCCGGCAGCCAACGCGCTCAGCATGCTGTCCATGGGCCTGGCCATGACCGCAGGGCCCCTGCTGGCCGGCGTGCTCGTGGCCTGGCTCGGGTTCGGCTGGACCTACACCATCGACTTCGTCAGCTTTGCCTTCGTTCTCTGGGCTGTGTACCGGCTTCCGCCGATGCCTCCTGCCGGAACCCGCAGCAAAGTGGGGATTCGTTCCGTGATCGAGGGTTTCCGGTTCCTGGGTACCCGTCCCAACCTCCGCATGACCTTCATCATCGACCTGGTGGCCATGGTCCTTGCCCAGCCGCGGGCGCTGCTCCCGGCCGTCGCGGCGCTGATGATCGGCGGCGGCGAGGCAACCGTGGGCATCCTGCTGGCGTGCACCGCCGTCGGGGCTTTCCTGGCTGGCCTGTTCTCCGGACCGCTGGGCAGCGTCCGCCGCCAGGGGACCGCCGTCGTCGTATCCGTCATGGGCTGGGGTGCATCCATCGGGGCGTTCGGCCTGGTGGTGCTGCTCGCCGGCCCGGCACCGGATGGCGCGGTGACCGTGTGGCTGCTGCCCGCCGCCGTGTGCTGCGCCCTCGCCGGCATCGCGGACTCCATCAGCAGCGTCTTCCGGAACACCATCCTCCAGGCCGCAGCCCCCGACCACCTGCGCGGACGGCTGCAGGGCGTGTTCATCGTGGTGGTGGCCGGCGGTCCGCGGATCGGGGACCTACTGGCGGGCGGCGCGACTAAGATTTTGAGTGAGGGCTGGGTCCTGCTGTTCGGCGGTGTGCTGTGCATCGCGGGGGCGTGGCTGGCGGCGAAACTGCAGCCGGGCTTCGGGAAGTACGATGCGCGGAACCCGGTGCCCTAG
- a CDS encoding Fur family transcriptional regulator gives MTEHFDGQEAWAAALRAHGRRVTKQRLAVLAAVERHPHSPAESILAAARAELPELTAQSVYVVLGDLTDLHMLRRFEPPHSPALYETRVGDNHHHAICISCGRVEDVDCAVGHAPCLTPHWNPDAKPMTIQIADVMYQGICQECQQAQQLPPHSPSQEKEK, from the coding sequence ATGACGGAGCACTTTGACGGCCAGGAAGCATGGGCTGCAGCCCTGCGCGCCCACGGCCGCAGGGTGACCAAGCAGCGGCTCGCTGTCCTCGCCGCCGTCGAACGCCACCCGCATTCCCCTGCCGAAAGCATCCTTGCCGCAGCCCGCGCCGAGCTTCCCGAACTGACGGCCCAGTCCGTGTACGTCGTCCTCGGCGACCTGACGGACCTGCACATGCTGCGCCGCTTCGAGCCGCCGCACTCCCCCGCCCTGTATGAAACGCGCGTAGGCGACAACCACCACCACGCCATCTGCATCAGCTGCGGCCGCGTGGAAGACGTGGACTGCGCCGTCGGCCACGCCCCCTGCCTCACACCGCACTGGAATCCGGACGCCAAGCCCATGACCATCCAGATCGCCGATGTCATGTACCAGGGCATCTGCCAGGAATGCCAGCAGGCCCAGCAACTTCCTCCCCACAGTCCCTCGCAAGAAAAAGAGAAATAG
- a CDS encoding catalase — protein sequence MTAVSTTQSGAPVTSDAHSKSVGADGAIILTDHYLVEKLAQFNRERVPERVVHAKGGGAFGTFKTTEDVSKYTKAAFLQPGLETEMLIRFSSVAGENGSPDTWRDPRGFAVKFYTSEGNYDLVGNNTPVFFIRDGIKFPDFIHSQKRLPGTHLRDADMQWDFWTLSPESAHQVTWLMGDRGLPASWREMQGYGSHTYQWINAEGERFWVKYHFKSNQGVNSMSSEQAEQLAGSDADFYIRDLSENIEAGNFPSWDLHVQVMPYEDAKTYRFNPFDLTKVWPHADYPLIKVGTMELNKNPENYFAQIEQATFAPSNFVPGIAASPDKMLQARIFSYADAHRYRVGTNHAQIPVNQPKNQVNNYSQDGQGRFLFNAPSVPVYAPNTFGGPAAVEPQNAAGGWENDGELTLAAHSLHAEDGDFVQAGALYREVYNEGEKARFLETITGAVGGVKRSGIKERAIQYWTNVDAELGAKLRANLGADAAPSAPASDAESANKIG from the coding sequence ATGACTGCCGTTTCCACAACCCAGTCAGGTGCGCCGGTTACATCCGACGCACACTCGAAGTCAGTTGGTGCCGATGGTGCCATCATCCTGACTGACCACTACCTGGTGGAGAAGCTCGCCCAGTTCAACCGTGAGCGGGTTCCGGAGCGCGTAGTGCACGCCAAGGGCGGCGGTGCATTCGGCACGTTCAAGACCACCGAGGATGTTTCCAAGTACACCAAGGCCGCATTCCTGCAGCCGGGCCTCGAGACCGAGATGCTGATCCGCTTCTCCTCCGTGGCCGGCGAGAACGGCTCCCCGGACACCTGGCGCGACCCGCGCGGTTTTGCGGTGAAGTTCTACACCAGCGAGGGCAACTACGACCTGGTGGGCAACAACACCCCCGTCTTCTTCATCCGCGACGGCATCAAGTTCCCGGACTTCATCCACTCGCAGAAGCGCCTCCCGGGCACGCACCTGCGTGACGCCGACATGCAGTGGGACTTCTGGACCCTGTCCCCCGAGTCCGCCCACCAGGTCACCTGGCTGATGGGCGACCGCGGCCTGCCCGCCTCCTGGCGTGAAATGCAGGGCTACGGCTCGCACACCTACCAGTGGATCAACGCCGAGGGTGAGCGTTTCTGGGTCAAGTACCACTTCAAGTCCAATCAGGGCGTGAACTCCATGAGCTCCGAGCAGGCCGAACAGCTTGCCGGCTCCGACGCGGACTTCTACATCCGCGACCTGTCCGAGAACATCGAGGCCGGCAACTTCCCGTCCTGGGACCTGCACGTGCAGGTCATGCCGTACGAGGATGCCAAGACCTACCGCTTCAACCCGTTCGACCTGACCAAGGTCTGGCCGCACGCGGACTACCCGCTGATCAAGGTGGGCACCATGGAGCTGAACAAGAACCCGGAGAACTACTTCGCGCAGATCGAGCAGGCCACCTTCGCGCCGTCGAACTTCGTCCCGGGCATCGCCGCTTCCCCGGACAAGATGCTGCAGGCCCGCATCTTCTCCTACGCGGATGCGCACCGCTACCGCGTGGGCACCAACCACGCCCAGATCCCGGTGAACCAGCCCAAGAACCAGGTCAACAACTACAGCCAGGACGGCCAGGGACGCTTCCTGTTCAACGCGCCGTCCGTTCCGGTCTACGCCCCCAACACCTTCGGCGGCCCGGCTGCGGTTGAGCCGCAGAACGCGGCAGGCGGCTGGGAGAACGACGGCGAGCTGACGCTCGCCGCGCACTCCCTCCACGCCGAGGACGGCGACTTCGTCCAGGCCGGCGCGCTGTACCGCGAGGTCTACAACGAAGGTGAAAAGGCCCGCTTCCTGGAGACCATCACCGGCGCCGTGGGCGGCGTGAAGCGCTCCGGCATCAAGGAACGCGCCATCCAGTACTGGACCAATGTGGATGCCGAACTCGGCGCCAAGCTGCGCGCCAACCTCGGCGCCGACGCTGCCCCGTCGGCTCCGGCCTCCGATGCAGAGTCCGCCAACAAGATCGGCTAG
- a CDS encoding DUF2461 domain-containing protein, translating to MDTFAGIPPEAFRFYAELEENNNREWWLGHKDVYDAAVKEPLGALLAGLEPEFGPARLFRPYRDVRFSQDKSPYKTAQGVFATRQEGVGYYLQVSADGLLVGGGYRSHTPAQLARFRAAADASGSGTALQEIVDAIAAAGFRIEGEKLKTVPRGFDRDHPRAELLKHKTLYTGVELGQPEWTATEAAAEEIAGRWRQLRPLVEWVGRYAAP from the coding sequence ATGGACACATTTGCAGGCATTCCCCCGGAAGCCTTCCGGTTTTATGCGGAGCTGGAAGAGAACAACAACCGCGAGTGGTGGCTTGGCCACAAGGACGTGTATGACGCCGCAGTCAAGGAGCCGCTGGGGGCACTTCTGGCTGGGCTGGAGCCGGAGTTTGGTCCGGCCAGGCTGTTCCGCCCCTACCGGGACGTCCGCTTTTCGCAGGACAAGTCTCCCTATAAGACCGCCCAGGGTGTCTTTGCCACCCGGCAGGAAGGGGTGGGCTACTACCTCCAGGTCAGCGCCGACGGGCTGCTGGTGGGAGGCGGGTACCGTTCCCATACGCCTGCGCAGCTGGCCAGGTTCCGGGCGGCAGCAGACGCCTCGGGGAGCGGCACTGCCCTGCAGGAGATCGTGGATGCGATTGCGGCGGCCGGCTTCCGCATCGAAGGCGAGAAGCTCAAGACAGTCCCCCGCGGCTTCGACCGGGACCATCCGCGGGCTGAGCTCCTTAAGCACAAAACCCTGTATACGGGAGTGGAGCTGGGCCAGCCGGAGTGGACGGCCACGGAGGCTGCCGCGGAGGAGATCGCGGGCAGGTGGCGGCAGCTGCGCCCGCTCGTCGAGTGGGTGGGGAGGTACGCGGCACCGTGA